One Chitinophaga varians DNA window includes the following coding sequences:
- a CDS encoding lysine N(6)-hydroxylase/L-ornithine N(5)-oxygenase family protein, whose protein sequence is MDKKIYDFAAVGVGPFNLGLACLTHSIPDLDGIFLDKRPEFNWHPGMLMQDTTLQVPFLADHVTLADPTNPFSFLNYLKERGRIYAFYIREQFKMLRNEYNQYCQWAIRQLPEVHFNTAVKNIEYDEAAQLYLLHAVTPANDRLLVRARKLVLGTGTVPYVPASCRELMNKAVHSAHYLQHKHVLQSKRSITIVGSGQSAAEIYYDLLQDIDTYGYSLHWITRSPRFYPLEYSKLTLEMTSPEYVDYFYNLPQAKRDELLHRQKHLYKGINNDLIASIFDTIYAKKLIADIDISLRTNADLRNITHDDTDGFRLTFFQEEQEKYYVHQTSGLVLATGYTHRIPDFMGPILHKVQLDEKGRFAVNRNYTVDAAGTIFVQNAELHTHGFVTPDLGMGCYRNAWIIREMLGREVYPIEQRIAFQQFAVDAGEETVPVHPHLI, encoded by the coding sequence ATGGACAAAAAGATCTATGACTTTGCGGCTGTTGGCGTTGGCCCTTTTAACCTCGGACTGGCTTGCCTCACCCATTCCATTCCGGACCTGGATGGCATTTTCCTCGACAAAAGACCTGAGTTCAACTGGCATCCCGGGATGCTGATGCAGGACACCACCTTACAGGTGCCTTTCCTGGCAGATCATGTTACCCTGGCCGATCCTACCAATCCCTTCAGTTTTCTGAATTACCTCAAAGAACGGGGACGCATATACGCTTTTTATATCCGGGAACAGTTTAAAATGCTCCGCAATGAATACAACCAGTATTGCCAGTGGGCTATCCGTCAACTGCCGGAGGTACACTTTAATACAGCGGTGAAAAACATCGAATACGATGAAGCGGCGCAGCTCTATCTGCTGCACGCCGTTACGCCTGCCAATGACAGGCTGCTGGTGCGCGCACGTAAACTGGTATTGGGCACCGGTACGGTGCCTTATGTTCCCGCCAGCTGCCGGGAGCTGATGAACAAAGCGGTACATTCCGCCCATTACCTGCAACACAAACACGTGCTGCAATCAAAGCGCTCCATTACCATCGTGGGCAGCGGACAGAGCGCCGCAGAGATTTATTACGATCTGTTACAGGACATCGACACTTATGGTTACTCCCTGCACTGGATCACCCGTTCTCCCAGGTTTTACCCGCTCGAGTACAGCAAGCTTACCCTGGAGATGACCTCCCCGGAGTATGTCGATTATTTCTACAACCTGCCGCAGGCCAAAAGGGATGAGCTGCTTCACCGCCAGAAGCATCTGTACAAAGGCATCAACAACGACCTGATTGCTTCCATCTTTGATACCATCTACGCCAAAAAGCTGATTGCTGATATTGATATCTCCCTGCGCACGAACGCCGACCTGCGGAACATCACCCATGACGATACCGACGGGTTCAGGCTCACGTTTTTCCAGGAAGAACAGGAAAAATACTATGTCCATCAGACTTCCGGGCTGGTACTGGCCACAGGCTACACGCACCGCATCCCTGATTTTATGGGACCAATCCTGCACAAGGTACAGCTGGACGAAAAAGGCCGTTTTGCGGTGAACCGCAACTACACCGTTGATGCGGCCGGCACCATATTCGTGCAGAATGCGGAGCTGCACACTCACGGTTTCGTGACACCCGACCTGGGCATGGGCTGCTACCGCAATGCCTGGATCATCCGGGAGATGCTGGGGCGTGAAGTGTATCCGATAGAACAGCGGATAGCCTTCCAGCAGTTTGCCGTGGATGCCGGTGAGGAAACCGTTCCTGTACACCCTCACCTGATATAA
- a CDS encoding GNAT family N-acetyltransferase produces the protein MKTINIIPTYSSAGHPLGIVELWPMDLKQDTPEIYRWVTQPYAHYWGMTYKTYEEVLAEYTAIHHNPHAEALIGKINGRTAFLCECYDPAHDLIGSFYTPEPGDVGMHILIGPPEEPVHGFTWQVFSIVMDYLFENPSHHRVVVEPDARNEKIHRLNKKAGFTYAKEVQLPHKTAALAFCTRQQYFQTKEK, from the coding sequence ATGAAAACAATCAACATCATACCAACTTATAGCAGCGCCGGCCACCCGCTGGGAATCGTGGAACTGTGGCCAATGGACCTGAAGCAGGACACGCCGGAGATCTATCGCTGGGTGACACAACCCTACGCCCACTACTGGGGCATGACATACAAAACATACGAAGAGGTGCTGGCGGAATATACCGCTATTCATCACAACCCGCACGCGGAGGCGCTGATCGGCAAGATAAACGGCCGCACTGCCTTCCTCTGCGAATGTTATGACCCGGCACATGACCTTATTGGCAGCTTCTATACGCCTGAACCAGGGGACGTAGGGATGCATATACTGATCGGTCCTCCGGAAGAACCCGTCCACGGCTTCACCTGGCAGGTATTCTCCATCGTGATGGACTACCTGTTTGAAAACCCATCGCACCATCGGGTAGTGGTGGAACCGGATGCCCGCAATGAAAAAATCCATCGCCTCAACAAAAAGGCCGGCTTCACCTATGCAAAGGAGGTGCAACTACCCCATAAAACCGCTGCCCTGGCCTTTTGTACCAGGCAGCAATATTTTCAGACAAAAGAAAAGTAA
- a CDS encoding response regulator transcription factor: MNSTVKTRIILADAQPVYREGIKSLLADHQNNYQIEEAGNSEELRPALLTFQPEILILDYDPAYFDADELLHTLSVIPECKVILISSQKKKVDIFRLLDSNIYCVLTKDCKKKDIHQAVCCALRGEKFFCTFALDLLLADRKKSPSVACCPPEGLSARETEVIRQIVTGKSNKEIAGAMHLSQHTIHSHRRNIMRKLQLHSAVELCNYALETGIVKPET, from the coding sequence ATGAACAGTACAGTAAAGACCCGTATTATACTGGCGGATGCGCAACCTGTTTACAGAGAAGGGATCAAAAGTTTGTTGGCGGACCATCAAAATAACTACCAGATTGAAGAAGCGGGCAACAGCGAAGAGCTGCGGCCTGCTTTGCTCACCTTTCAGCCGGAGATCCTGATACTGGACTATGACCCGGCTTATTTTGATGCCGATGAACTGCTACATACCCTGTCTGTTATTCCGGAGTGTAAGGTGATACTCATTTCCAGCCAGAAAAAGAAAGTGGATATCTTCCGGCTGCTGGACAGTAACATATACTGTGTGCTCACCAAGGACTGCAAAAAGAAAGATATCCATCAGGCTGTCTGTTGCGCCCTGCGGGGGGAAAAGTTTTTCTGCACTTTTGCCCTTGATTTATTACTGGCCGACAGAAAGAAATCGCCTTCCGTTGCCTGTTGCCCACCGGAAGGCTTGTCCGCCAGGGAAACAGAAGTCATCCGTCAGATAGTGACCGGGAAGTCCAACAAGGAAATCGCCGGGGCCATGCACCTGAGCCAGCACACCATCCATTCGCACCGCAGGAATATCATGCGGAAGCTGCAGCTGCACTCTGCCGTGGAGCTGTGTAACTATGCCCTCGAAACCGGCATCGTTAAACCTGAAACCTGA
- a CDS encoding MFS transporter: MPLRFYLILMTLVAVVSDYMMHPFYPLFFAARFGMEDPRTTGTYFSAVCATVMVAFPIWAMVSRCIPELRILVYTQAVAGILAASCAFITHYGLFWVVSLAIIIFKGSYLLVYPFILRITATDKHVGVISILSVIIHLGSVLGAVFGGMVIDWMQPQYIYLGMAAGDFFQAGLSGWLLHTRKDIPGPAVTERPTRSWSELLPSGTVLRLSVITLFFYYGDFIIRPFFVRYWETVSGIQLRLISGAVYAIPAAVAVFALWMNRRRKVPDSPWHAILPALMLALAGLLLQSWPSTGAVIAGRCLYGWAFFQSAVRFDALLFHVSDPASYAVEYSKIHFFQNLGVLTASFSAGILVEHYPLNVPFIVAFAGYLLVAALYYQLARPHVHPVNQS; the protein is encoded by the coding sequence ATGCCATTGCGATTTTATCTGATACTGATGACGCTGGTGGCTGTGGTCAGCGATTATATGATGCACCCGTTTTACCCGTTGTTCTTTGCTGCCAGGTTTGGCATGGAAGACCCACGGACCACCGGCACGTATTTCAGCGCCGTGTGTGCTACCGTGATGGTGGCGTTTCCCATATGGGCCATGGTGTCCCGGTGTATACCTGAGCTGCGCATACTGGTGTACACGCAGGCAGTGGCCGGCATACTGGCGGCTTCCTGCGCTTTTATTACCCATTATGGTCTGTTCTGGGTAGTATCCCTGGCCATCATCATTTTTAAGGGCAGCTACCTGCTGGTATATCCGTTCATTCTCCGTATAACGGCCACGGATAAACACGTAGGCGTTATCAGCATCCTGTCGGTGATCATTCACCTGGGCAGCGTGCTGGGGGCGGTGTTTGGCGGCATGGTCATCGACTGGATGCAGCCGCAGTACATCTATCTGGGCATGGCTGCCGGCGACTTTTTCCAGGCGGGGCTGAGTGGCTGGCTGTTACATACCCGGAAAGACATTCCCGGTCCGGCGGTAACGGAGCGGCCTACACGCAGCTGGTCGGAGCTGTTGCCTTCCGGTACTGTGTTGCGGCTGAGCGTGATCACACTGTTTTTTTACTATGGCGATTTTATCATCCGGCCGTTTTTTGTCCGGTATTGGGAAACCGTATCGGGCATACAGTTGCGGCTCATCTCCGGGGCGGTGTACGCCATTCCTGCGGCAGTAGCGGTTTTTGCGCTGTGGATGAACCGGCGGCGCAAAGTGCCGGACTCGCCCTGGCATGCCATATTGCCGGCTTTAATGCTGGCGCTGGCCGGACTGCTGCTACAGTCGTGGCCATCAACAGGCGCTGTCATCGCCGGGCGCTGCCTCTATGGATGGGCATTTTTCCAGTCGGCCGTACGGTTTGATGCGTTGTTGTTCCATGTCAGCGACCCTGCGTCCTATGCGGTGGAATACAGCAAGATCCACTTCTTTCAAAACCTGGGCGTGCTGACGGCATCATTTTCCGCCGGCATACTGGTGGAGCACTATCCGCTGAATGTACCGTTTATAGTGGCTTTCGCCGGATATCTGCTGGTGGCCGCCCTTTACTACCAGTTGGCGCGTCCGCATGTTCATCCCGTTAATCAGTCATGA